TGTTCTAAAGGTGGGCGGGTGATTATCCCGCCCATCATAAGGCCATGCGGGAGAATTTTCCATCCGTCCATAGGGAAGGTGGGATGTTCATCCGCCTAGGCTATGTTCAACGAATTCCGTCTCCGAATATGGAGATGGAACTTGTATTTTCGATtcaaattaacaaaaagaaaaaacgtATATCGTGTCCGTTAATAATAGTTGTTGTTTGGGTTTGTGATTTTGGAagaaattacataaaaaaaatttagtttttattcaaaattatacCAATGGTAAAATTGTCCGAGAGGAGACGGTGATAAATAAAAAGGTGAATCCACTTATTATAACATAACAGATATAAttggtaaaaataaaatagttcatAAGGTATTGATTCAATTCCGCGGGAATGAAAACTACAAGGATAAGGTAAAAGGAAATGAGGTACAGAATACAGATTAGATACTCCATTAATGGCGGGTACTCTTCCTTCAACTCCCCTTTCCCAAGCTTCCTTCTCCTTCCCTTCTCAAAATCCATCTAAATCACTTAAtccctcttctttcttcttttccaTTAACGGTCGCCCTCTCGTTCGCTGTTCGGCGAAGAAGAAAATTAGCTTGGCGGATCAAATTCTTGACTACATTGAAGGTACCACTTTACTCTGTAGTTTCATAATCTTCATCCACGGCAAGACAAAATTCCTTACGTTTTCTATTTCAGGCGGTCCTAAGCTGAGGAAATGGTATGGGGCACCTGATATGCTCCAAAAAAATGATCCTACTGCTAAAGACGAGGACGAATTGTTCGGTATGTTTACGAATCAATttggatatttttttttgtttcctttttaatttaatttcttgaGAAAATGTGGCTTCCGTTTTAAATGCAGAAGAAGATGGAGTAAGAGATACAATTTTGGTCACAGATGGAGATAACGACATTGGTCAGGTTTGTTTCTAGTCTCTCCACAATGTCCTCTCCCATTCTTCTCTAGGAGAAGTTAATAAGATCAACTGTGGTTTATATTGAATCACTTGCAAAATTCAATTGATAATTGCTCAACCGAGCTTAAATTCAAACTTAAAAGTTATAAGTTGCTATAGGATATGGTTGAGCAATTTTTCCGATTTCATTAATCTAAGCCTTGAAATGTCTAGCTTTTGTAGATGGTAATATTGTCATTGATTGTTAAACGAGCTAAAATAAAGGCATTGGTGAAAGATAAGAGGAAAGCCATGGAAGCTTTTGGAACTTATGTTGAGGTAATATGCTTAACTCATGAAATTACTCTTGAAATTCCATGCTGCTTATGAATTTTGAGGTTTTTTCCCCATTGCAAAGTCCATAGCAGGAGATGCAACTAACAAGCTACTTTTAAAGAAGGCTCTCAGAGGAGTTCGTGCAATTATATGCCCAAGTGTATGTGTTTCTGATAAGACCCATATGATTCTTCCTTTTTAGACTTCTATATGTTCAGTAGCAGCATATGTTTATAGATCGTAAAAGTTCTAGTACTAGCTGTTCTTCTTATTCAGACATCTAACTAGTTGTTTTCAAAATTTCATGTTAATCTTTGTGTTAATCTTTGTGTGATGCTCTTAATTTTGGCTTAGTTCTGCTTCCTTCTCAGTGAACTAAATTGTAACGTTTAGTTGTGCAGTCATATACTGTTATCCAAATTTTGCTCAACAACCAATGTTTGGTTATGGTGCTTTCAATAATtctaaggaaaaaaaaaaatctgtttCAAAAGTTTCTGCATTCTAAGGTACTAATAGGGTGACAATTCAGGTTATCATGTTATATTATCTATATGTTCTATactattatatatgatataaatttgaaaaaaaattataatcatATAGTTTGTGTCGTGTCAGTCCTGTTGTCTTTTGTAAATCTGTGTTTTGTGTCAAAAATTGCCACCCCTCCTAGAGATGGTGTTCCCGGCCGTAAACCTTTATTGGCTTCATCATTTCCTCACTCGCAGGATGGCTTTCTGTCTAATGTTGGAAGCTTGAAAGGTGTCAATCATGTAATCCTCTTGTCCCAGGTATTGCTCATTCTCTCTTTCTCTAGAAAGCTAAAATACACCCTCAGACTTTGAGCTTTGCGATTGTTTCCCTTTAGACCCTTGAACTTTCAATTTGATACAATTGGTTCATCTAAACCAATTTGCAAAAGAAGCCAATAAAACTAACATTGTCAAAGTAGATGAGCACATACTGATCAAAATACGGTGGAATGATGAACGATTGTAATTGAGATCTCGTGTTGACATGCTTAATGAGAGAAAGCAATTAACTGTTGGGCCTGAGGGTGTGTTTTGCCTAgccaatttgtataaaattttgGTTTAACAAAGTTGCAGTTGTCTGTTTATAGAGGTAGCGGTGGCATTCAAGCTCTCATGAAAAGCAATGCAAGAAAATtggctgagcaagatgaatcaTTGCTGATGGCTGCAGGAATTCCTTACACCATCATCAGAGTTGGTATGCTGCAAAATACTCCTGGTGGAACACAAGGTTTCAACTTTGACAAGGTATCTTCATATCATGTCCCTATTCATATTgaaatttgtaattaattttaGTGTAGGTGCAAAAAACTTGGCTTAACTAAGGGTTGCctcacatatatataaatgaactTTAGCTTTTATAGTTAGTCTATGTAATTAATTTAATGTGTAAAAAACTTGCTTGACCCACTCAAAAGTTACTTCGAAGGAAGAGGGTTGTTTCATGCATATTAAAAATCCTCAATTTGGGTAAGAACTCTAGCTTCTCTTGAAGGAGAAAACCTgaaattttgattgataaaagttaccAATTACGTAGAAAAAGATGAATTTATACCCCTCTAAAACCCAAGGGCATAAAGTTAATAAAACCCCTACTAAAGAACATAAAAGGCATAAAGTAAAAGTTAAAGGGTCAAAATACATAAAGGAAATAAGGGAAATTGCTGTAATTCTGCCCACGAAGGGAGCAAAGAAGGAAAATGGAGGCAGAAGACTCTCTTCCTTAATTTTCAGTGTTACCAGTTTTAACTTCCACAAGGCAATGCCCATGTGTTATGACTTCAACTCCTATTTTCGGTTTCATTCTTTGCAAAACAAGTGGATGTCTGCATCATTCTCTGTTTTCCAAAGTTTTTCCATTCTTTCAAGGCTCTTGTCATTCATTTTTCTTTCATTGCAAAAGTAAACATGCTCAGCATCCGTTAGTGTAACGGTCTGACTCAATACCATGTAAATATTGTCGGctttggcccaaatccaacaccttagggctcacggttttaaaacgcatcTACATATATTGAATACACACCTTATCATTTCCGgcgtgggattcagttcattcctgcccccatcacTTTCCCTTAGGGcggctccttgctcaggcctccTATCCCAGCGCCACCCACCCCGGACTGGGTTATAACAGGTCCACCAGCTTCCGCCCGGTT
The window above is part of the Euphorbia lathyris chromosome 3, ddEupLath1.1, whole genome shotgun sequence genome. Proteins encoded here:
- the LOC136221776 gene encoding uncharacterized protein At2g37660, chloroplastic produces the protein MAGTLPSTPLSQASFSFPSQNPSKSLNPSSFFFSINGRPLVRCSAKKKISLADQILDYIEGGPKLRKWYGAPDMLQKNDPTAKDEDELFEEDGVRDTILVTDGDNDIGQMVILSLIVKRAKIKALVKDKRKAMEAFGTYVESIAGDATNKLLLKKALRGVRAIICPSDGFLSNVGSLKGVNHVILLSQLSVYRGSGGIQALMKSNARKLAEQDESLLMAAGIPYTIIRVGMLQNTPGGTQGFNFDKGCAEKGSLSKEDAAFICVEALDTVPRGGFTFEVVNGEEKISNWKDHLAGLMEKAQQ